Proteins from a genomic interval of Pseudodesulfovibrio nedwellii:
- a CDS encoding DsbA family protein: MQRYIPILLLVLVLSVPALASGEERNGCEPGYRALYDNSVVEFTGTGELDIVVVTDPLCWHCRLGHKLLGEYPDQYRTLRLSFFPRLSFPGSDMAAWILEDAVGTDHLKEYVDFAYSDLKMVKTDDLMQARMLMLMQFTEAFPDMLKDTTLPELAVRLQKEHEPHTMLTTDLAKTVDLPGTPILIAGSTVLVGYGPGPWLDALKEKKICK, translated from the coding sequence ATGCAGCGATATATACCGATACTTCTTCTGGTTTTGGTCCTTTCTGTTCCTGCCCTTGCCTCTGGTGAAGAGCGGAATGGATGTGAGCCCGGATATCGGGCCTTGTATGACAACAGCGTGGTCGAATTCACGGGTACGGGTGAACTGGACATCGTGGTCGTGACCGATCCTTTGTGCTGGCATTGCCGTCTGGGCCACAAGCTCCTTGGTGAATATCCCGATCAATATCGCACTCTGCGCCTGTCCTTTTTCCCGCGCTTGAGTTTCCCCGGTTCCGATATGGCTGCCTGGATTTTGGAGGATGCTGTCGGAACGGACCACCTCAAGGAATATGTGGACTTTGCATACTCCGATCTCAAGATGGTCAAGACGGATGATCTGATGCAGGCGCGTATGCTTATGCTCATGCAGTTTACCGAAGCCTTCCCGGATATGCTGAAAGATACGACGCTGCCGGAATTGGCTGTTCGTCTGCAAAAGGAACACGAGCCGCACACCATGCTGACCACTGATCTTGCCAAAACGGTGGACCTGCCCGGTACGCCGATTCTTATCGCCGGGAGCACGGTTCTTGTCGGTTACGGTCCCGGCCCATGGCTGGACGCTCTCAAAGAGAAAAAGATATGCAAGTAA
- a CDS encoding queuosine precursor transporter, giving the protein MKTFERKAYVLLISLFIGGLVVAAIISSKIITIFGLAVPAGVLAYSITFAVSDVISEVWGEELANEAVTCGFITLIFITGIAWLAVYWPAAPFWQNQEAFAGVIGNTPRIVVASLLAYVVSQKHDIWLFHLLKRRMNGRSLWLRNNLSTMASQLIDSTIFVTVAFYGILPLGEVIIGQWLVKLLIAALDTPVVYMLVALIRGKVRPVTA; this is encoded by the coding sequence AAGGCGTATGTCTTGCTCATTAGCCTGTTTATCGGCGGGCTGGTTGTCGCTGCGATCATCTCCAGCAAAATCATCACTATTTTTGGCCTTGCCGTACCCGCCGGAGTGCTGGCGTATTCCATCACCTTTGCCGTTTCCGATGTCATCAGCGAAGTGTGGGGCGAGGAACTGGCAAACGAAGCCGTGACCTGCGGATTCATAACCCTCATCTTCATCACGGGAATCGCATGGCTGGCCGTCTACTGGCCCGCAGCACCTTTCTGGCAGAATCAGGAAGCGTTCGCCGGGGTTATCGGCAACACGCCACGTATCGTTGTGGCTTCGCTCTTGGCATATGTCGTGAGCCAAAAGCATGACATCTGGCTCTTCCATCTGCTGAAACGCCGCATGAACGGCCGCTCCCTGTGGCTTCGCAACAACCTCTCCACCATGGCCTCCCAGCTTATAGATTCGACCATTTTTGTCACCGTCGCCTTTTACGGCATCCTTCCTCTGGGAGAAGTCATTATCGGACAATGGTTGGTAAAACTGCTGATTGCGGCACTCGATACCCCCGTGGTCTACATGCTCGTCGCGCTTATCCGAGGAAAAGTCAGGCCCGTCACCGCGTAG